From the genome of Lentimicrobiaceae bacterium, one region includes:
- a CDS encoding IS4 family transposase has product MNSGKYVFAQLLQFISQYEFDKYVSEYNGDFRTRELNCWNQFIQLFFGQLTSRNSLRDICTYLKAHRNKLYHLGIKQYVNQSTLSRANERRDFQIFSDFGNDLIQQVRPMYANEPIPDVDIDNEAFALDSTTISLSLKLFSWAPGKYSRGSVKSHTLLDLRGNIPTFILITDGKYHDSNVLDILTPISDAIYIMDKAYIDFKALYHLHELGAFPG; this is encoded by the coding sequence ATGAATTCTGGTAAATATGTTTTTGCTCAGCTGCTACAGTTTATTTCTCAGTATGAATTTGATAAATATGTATCTGAATATAATGGCGATTTCAGAACAAGAGAACTCAACTGTTGGAATCAGTTTATTCAATTGTTTTTTGGTCAATTAACTTCAAGGAATTCCCTTCGAGATATTTGTACCTACCTGAAAGCTCATAGGAATAAATTGTATCATCTTGGTATTAAACAATATGTGAACCAATCTACACTTTCACGGGCAAATGAACGAAGGGATTTTCAAATTTTCTCAGATTTTGGCAATGACCTTATTCAACAAGTAAGACCAATGTATGCAAACGAACCAATTCCAGATGTTGATATTGACAATGAAGCCTTTGCATTGGATTCGACAACAATATCTTTGAGTCTTAAGCTATTTAGCTGGGCACCGGGCAAGTATTCCAGAGGATCTGTGAAAAGCCATACATTACTTGATTTAAGAGGAAATATCCCTACTTTTATCTTGATTACAGATGGAAAATATCATGATAGTAATGTCCTTGATATACTTACTCCAATATCAGATGCAATTTACATTATGGATAAAGCTTATATAGATTTTAAAGCTTTGTATCATCTGCATGAATTGGGAGCTTTCCCCGGCTGA
- a CDS encoding DUF4424 family protein: MPIKYQYLIVSALLVFALKSNAQSLDFFREDLTFEIDSACFYVQGDYYFRNNEKRPREIDILYPVPKNDYTKLVDTIMVFDQKNISKPLDLSVKDSVFSFKLFLNPVSTSILKVFYRQHHDGKSCRYILLTTQKWGKPIENARYSLVVKQNIKIISFSYPPDSMKQFGDSIVYFWDKKNFMPDRDFIIYFDE; this comes from the coding sequence ATGCCCATTAAATATCAATATCTTATTGTAAGTGCCCTGTTGGTGTTTGCATTGAAAAGTAATGCACAAAGCCTGGATTTTTTCCGCGAAGACCTTACATTTGAAATTGATTCTGCCTGTTTTTATGTTCAGGGTGATTACTATTTCCGCAATAACGAGAAAAGACCACGGGAGATTGACATTCTTTACCCTGTCCCTAAGAATGATTACACAAAACTAGTTGACACTATAATGGTCTTCGACCAGAAAAATATTAGCAAACCGCTTGATTTATCGGTAAAGGACAGCGTTTTTTCATTCAAATTATTCTTAAATCCTGTTTCGACGAGTATTTTGAAAGTTTTTTACCGTCAGCATCATGATGGGAAGAGTTGCAGGTACATTTTGCTTACGACTCAAAAATGGGGGAAACCTATTGAAAATGCAAGATATAGCTTGGTTGTAAAACAAAATATTAAAATCATATCCTTTTCATATCCTCCCGACAGCATGAAGCAGTTTGGCGATTCGATAGTTTATTTTTGGGATAAAAAAAACTTTATGCCCGATAGGGATTTTATCATATACTTTGATGAATAA
- a CDS encoding carboxypeptidase-like regulatory domain-containing protein has product MKNQEENTIDSYMRLINHCLNNETIFKVYKPFVATFDLFNGNVIKINQNREKLLANSTGISADKKNKRSVAAETCLIIAGRLRSMASTANNNTLLLKVKISQSELLLCRENEFKDICNNILNLAIINKTELADYEVSDELINKFQELITDYSKSIPLPREAKSIHKLALQNIRVLIRENNKILSERLDIDIEYFKTSHPDFYKMYKEARNIIDYGMHHCKKNILKLTGTVTDFETEQPIAGVTLKIKETELTAISDVKGKFSIQLTEAGKFTLEANFTGYQPYSLEFEISKDESLEMEVELEKEE; this is encoded by the coding sequence ATGAAAAATCAGGAAGAAAATACAATAGACTCATATATGAGGTTAATCAATCATTGTTTAAATAATGAAACAATTTTTAAGGTTTATAAACCTTTTGTTGCAACTTTTGATTTATTCAATGGAAACGTTATAAAAATTAATCAAAACAGAGAAAAACTATTGGCAAACAGTACCGGAATAAGTGCAGACAAAAAAAATAAAAGATCGGTAGCTGCTGAAACATGTCTTATCATAGCCGGACGTTTACGTTCAATGGCTTCAACCGCCAATAACAACACATTACTTTTAAAAGTTAAAATTTCGCAATCGGAATTATTACTTTGTCGCGAAAATGAATTTAAAGATATATGCAACAACATTCTGAATCTTGCCATCATTAATAAAACTGAATTGGCAGATTATGAAGTATCTGATGAATTAATTAACAAATTTCAGGAACTAATAACTGATTATTCAAAATCAATACCCTTGCCCAGGGAAGCAAAATCAATACATAAGTTAGCACTACAAAATATCAGGGTTTTGATACGCGAAAACAATAAAATACTAAGCGAACGCCTCGATATTGACATTGAATATTTCAAAACATCACATCCGGATTTCTATAAAATGTACAAAGAAGCCCGTAATATTATTGATTATGGAATGCATCATTGCAAAAAGAATATACTGAAATTAACAGGAACAGTTACCGATTTTGAAACAGAACAACCAATAGCAGGAGTTACCTTAAAAATAAAAGAAACAGAGTTAACGGCTATTTCTGATGTCAAAGGGAAATTTAGTATTCAGCTTACCGAAGCAGGCAAATTCACCCTTGAAGCAAATTTTACGGGCTATCAACCCTACTCTCTCGAATTTGAAATCAGTAAAGATGAAAGCCTCGAAATGGAAGTAGAACTTGAAAAAGAGGAATAG
- a CDS encoding LytTR family DNA-binding domain-containing protein, which translates to MIRAIIVEDELPSQKALINYLEEFCPDVEIEATATNVKQGISVISKCHPELIFLDITLPDGLGFDILKKLNYNDYFVICLTAYEEFAMESYKYQIFDYLMKPIEVDELVNAVNNVQKKINKIKYYNNLDEVIKYNGYQMNYLNKLLVSTGQKIRIIDFDEIIYCMADKYCTLFFLIKNGKIISSKNLKQFEIKLTYNFFMRVHHSYIVNLKYVIGLTKDNTIEMKEQHNIPLGEKYRKLFLERLK; encoded by the coding sequence ATGATCAGAGCCATTATTGTAGAAGATGAATTACCTTCACAGAAAGCTTTAATAAATTACCTTGAAGAATTTTGTCCGGATGTTGAAATAGAAGCTACCGCGACGAATGTAAAGCAGGGTATTTCAGTTATATCAAAATGTCATCCTGAATTAATTTTTCTCGATATAACACTTCCCGATGGATTAGGATTTGATATTTTAAAAAAATTAAACTATAATGATTATTTTGTAATCTGTTTAACTGCCTATGAAGAATTTGCTATGGAAAGTTATAAATATCAAATATTTGATTATTTAATGAAGCCAATTGAGGTAGATGAACTTGTTAATGCCGTTAACAATGTACAAAAAAAAATAAATAAAATAAAGTACTATAATAATCTCGATGAAGTAATCAAATATAATGGTTATCAAATGAATTATTTGAATAAATTATTAGTTTCAACCGGCCAAAAAATTAGAATAATAGATTTTGACGAAATAATTTATTGTATGGCTGATAAATATTGCACATTATTCTTCTTAATAAAAAACGGAAAAATTATTAGTTCAAAAAACCTTAAACAATTCGAAATAAAACTTACTTATAATTTTTTCATGCGGGTTCATCATTCCTATATTGTAAATCTGAAATATGTTATAGGATTAACTAAGGACAATACCATTGAGATGAAAGAACAACATAATATTCCATTGGGTGAAAAATATAGAAAATTATTTTTGGAAAGATTGAAATGA
- a CDS encoding T9SS type A sorting domain-containing protein, with amino-acid sequence MKRFLILLAVLFVFCKNNYSNPIVVDPPLINISELYFDSENKWHLELEVNVIINPLYCLVFDSIQLRSNTSTHSFVTNQIIGYHMYVFDQDNFPDFIINQEQDTLQIIAYLNYECYMSNVSESIKLIYGYSGCSIPVLYPGQSICFENNYFYKTNYPNIGFENLDYIDYAKALVYGNLYDQWGTLVNNSNLNEYSISLDKNIEAYYYYPDPYIHFVYHNSLFFIDFSSFGNYFSFILPRQTTINSVQHYYNYYDESFIATFNCTPVNLNMEPGDTVYTDIQIIDTNFTVGLHEHSPLPASLYVVCSPNPFSSNINFFIDSKDNLSDMSLLIFNIKGEKVKEFALPAEKSININLTKAEIGKSGTYVYIIIKNGKNICSGQIICN; translated from the coding sequence ATGAAACGGTTTCTTATTCTCCTCGCTGTTTTATTTGTTTTTTGCAAAAACAATTATTCAAACCCTATCGTTGTTGATCCTCCGCTGATTAACATAAGTGAGCTATATTTTGACAGCGAAAATAAATGGCATTTAGAGCTTGAAGTAAATGTTATTATAAATCCACTTTATTGTCTTGTTTTTGATAGTATTCAACTACGTTCAAACACAAGCACACATAGTTTTGTTACAAATCAAATAATTGGTTATCACATGTATGTTTTCGATCAGGATAATTTTCCCGATTTTATTATTAATCAGGAACAAGATACTCTACAGATAATAGCCTATTTGAATTACGAATGTTATATGTCTAATGTAAGTGAAAGTATTAAACTAATATATGGTTATTCAGGATGTTCCATTCCGGTTTTATATCCCGGTCAGTCAATTTGTTTTGAAAATAACTATTTCTATAAAACCAATTATCCTAACATTGGATTTGAGAATCTGGATTACATTGATTATGCTAAGGCATTGGTTTACGGAAACTTGTACGACCAGTGGGGAACGTTGGTAAATAATTCAAATTTAAACGAATACTCCATTTCGTTAGATAAAAACATTGAGGCATATTATTATTATCCCGATCCATACATCCATTTTGTATATCATAATTCCTTATTTTTCATTGATTTCAGCTCTTTCGGCAACTATTTTTCATTTATTCTGCCCCGCCAGACTACAATAAACAGTGTTCAGCATTACTACAACTATTACGATGAATCTTTTATTGCCACGTTTAACTGCACTCCTGTAAATCTGAACATGGAACCCGGAGATACCGTTTATACAGATATTCAAATCATTGACACTAATTTTACCGTTGGTTTGCATGAACATTCACCACTTCCGGCATCGCTGTATGTGGTTTGCTCGCCAAATCCATTTTCGAGCAACATTAACTTTTTTATTGATTCAAAAGACAATCTTTCGGATATGAGTCTGCTGATATTTAATATTAAAGGTGAAAAAGTGAAGGAATTTGCATTGCCTGCAGAAAAAAGCATCAACATCAATCTGACGAAAGCAGAAATTGGGAAAAGTGGAACTTATGTTTATATAATCATCAAAAACGGAAAGAATATTTGCTCGGGTCAGATTATTTGCAATTAA
- a CDS encoding T9SS type A sorting domain-containing protein: MNRIIALIIGILLFSVISIKAQNTYQLLISSPDNECVLDVIEYKPDYFVIVGVRNPKDNVYDRTSMLLKIKPDGDTTIRFLKINDSSLMISKIIPYDNNFFVFGCLSPPLEFNDRFFIGEMDENFSLKWHKSYVLSDTNIFFQNMFVLNKKDGGYYSCFDATDENYLTNTYFVNLDINGDTIETKKIPFSSGQNTTGFSYNADSTKLWLWGTWYSTQSSRGYRIEVDTSFVVQRVQTLPNDILNSINILWLNDTDIMVSGGYIRSSNPPDNDICIMKIDTSLSLNALQYYGLYDTIDYPAWNRNISCRTTDSIFFLGQLNNAIAFWPEEPSWIYAGIIDPQLHLLSEKRLGGDANYEPRNILATSDGGCIITAQRYDYKTQKYEYDIVIIKLAADDFITEIKEDTICYAKEIKVYPNPGGNVIYINSTEKNARMFLYDLMGKIVLEKELSFGINAINATNLKSGIYCYRIVNFSGYIINGKWFKI; the protein is encoded by the coding sequence ATGAACAGAATAATAGCACTAATAATAGGTATTCTTCTTTTTTCTGTAATCAGTATTAAAGCGCAAAACACTTACCAGTTATTGATAAGTTCACCTGATAACGAATGTGTTTTAGATGTTATAGAATATAAGCCAGACTATTTTGTAATAGTAGGTGTACGTAATCCCAAAGACAACGTGTATGACAGGACGAGCATGTTATTAAAAATAAAACCTGATGGGGATACCACCATCAGGTTTTTAAAAATAAATGATTCTTCTTTAATGATAAGTAAAATTATCCCGTACGATAATAATTTTTTTGTATTTGGGTGTTTGTCGCCACCGCTGGAGTTTAATGACCGTTTTTTTATAGGGGAAATGGATGAGAATTTTAGCCTTAAATGGCATAAATCTTATGTGTTGAGTGATACAAATATATTTTTTCAAAATATGTTTGTATTGAATAAGAAAGACGGGGGTTACTATTCCTGTTTTGATGCTACGGACGAAAACTACCTGACAAATACATATTTTGTAAATTTGGATATTAATGGCGATACTATCGAAACAAAAAAGATACCCTTTTCTTCAGGACAAAATACTACTGGTTTTTCCTATAATGCAGATTCTACAAAACTATGGCTTTGGGGAACATGGTATAGTACCCAAAGTAGTAGAGGATACAGAATAGAAGTTGATACAAGTTTTGTGGTTCAGAGAGTTCAGACATTGCCAAATGATATATTAAACAGCATAAATATTTTATGGCTTAACGATACGGATATCATGGTTTCAGGAGGATATATCCGCAGTTCAAATCCGCCTGATAATGATATTTGCATCATGAAGATTGATACTTCTTTGTCTCTTAATGCTTTACAGTACTATGGGCTGTATGATACCATTGATTATCCTGCATGGAACAGGAATATAAGTTGCCGGACAACAGATTCTATATTTTTTCTTGGGCAGCTTAATAATGCAATAGCATTTTGGCCCGAAGAGCCTTCGTGGATTTATGCGGGGATAATTGATCCGCAACTTCACTTATTGTCGGAGAAACGATTGGGTGGAGATGCAAATTATGAACCGAGAAATATTCTTGCTACATCCGATGGCGGATGTATTATTACTGCACAAAGATATGATTATAAGACTCAAAAATATGAGTATGATATAGTAATAATAAAGCTGGCAGCAGATGATTTTATAACAGAAATAAAGGAAGATACAATATGCTATGCAAAAGAGATAAAAGTATATCCTAATCCCGGGGGAAATGTCATTTATATTAATAGTACGGAAAAGAATGCAAGAATGTTTCTGTATGATTTGATGGGAAAAATTGTATTGGAAAAAGAATTATCTTTTGGCATTAACGCAATAAATGCTACTAATCTTAAATCAGGAATATATTGTTATCGAATAGTCAATTTTTCAGGATATATAATTAACGGAAAATGGTTTAAAATATAA
- a CDS encoding T9SS type A sorting domain-containing protein: protein MKLRFFCITSLVFLLSFQSQAQKLINVNPDKKAEPWYAGGLRQLTTADYQFLNSLPQFSVEEKYKTRDLPSSIDNSQQPFFRPIFNQDGGSCGQASGIGYNFTYEIDYIRGLNANTIQNQYPTHFTWNFLNGGSGSGSWYFDGWQIIKSDGCPNVDDWGGTFYYGGQSRWMSGYQQYYNGMHNRVLNIYAQNVVTPGGLQNLKQWFYDHGNGSPVGGLACFGAGVSGSHTMTTLPYGTPEAGKSVVTRWDADVNHAMTFVGYNDSIRYDVNNDGQFTNNLDITGDGIVDMRDWEIGGLIVANSWGEYWGNNGRSYMLYRLLALDLGNGGIWSNTVHMISTKADCQPLLTAKATIKHTSRNKIRISAGVASDTNALQPEHTLSFPLFSYQGGDFYMQGGSSEADKTLELGLDITPLLSYINNGSAARFFLQVDGQDPENSSEGEVIDFSIVDYSNGETEIICPEHNVAVNENGTIWLGVNYTMNIDAPVIITDSLPLAYAGEPYSFQLSSEGGLAPYKWNLEFNYNEDFLQGVFPAITSQQLFLSSNDDGFAIQKIDFPFPFYGKTYDSLTISSDGSVLFGNNFEYVRNDENLRAIRSITPYGADLMLYPETGDGIFYEGDASHATFRWEISMFDHPEVNIDVAATLYPTGKIELFYGNGITEGTGWTAGISDGSGANYTLASISNTYQIPDGYSTSFQCPGYPMGMSVSDDGLLSGTPAENGKTWNINCKITDFNTISAWKTLIFSTGSAVYDVVVSPDSMAFLTDEQIFNGIPFVIKNFNAGDAMINNIEHSNSFWYLQEPLIDFPYTLHPGDSLKYTVMIAIPIDINLINDTLDIETEASTHHLVIWLDTDLIGGIQKTTSESSLLFENPVPNPFRDETTLRLFLKEPGQVSLEIFAADGTKIQTLFNGNLTAGNHSFEWNATSNNLQAGIYFCRLQAGKTILTRKLVLMK, encoded by the coding sequence ATGAAACTTCGTTTTTTTTGTATTACATCACTGGTTTTCTTACTTTCGTTTCAAAGTCAGGCTCAAAAGCTAATAAATGTAAATCCTGATAAAAAAGCCGAACCCTGGTATGCCGGGGGGCTTCGTCAGCTTACAACTGCCGATTACCAGTTTTTAAACAGTTTGCCACAATTTTCTGTTGAAGAAAAATACAAAACACGAGACTTGCCTTCGAGTATTGACAACTCCCAACAACCATTTTTTCGCCCGATTTTCAATCAGGACGGCGGAAGTTGTGGACAGGCAAGTGGAATAGGTTACAATTTTACTTATGAAATTGATTATATTCGTGGATTAAATGCAAATACTATTCAAAACCAGTATCCAACACATTTTACATGGAATTTTCTCAACGGTGGCAGTGGCAGTGGTTCCTGGTATTTCGATGGCTGGCAAATAATAAAATCAGATGGTTGTCCTAATGTTGACGACTGGGGTGGAACTTTTTACTATGGCGGACAAAGCCGGTGGATGAGTGGATACCAGCAGTATTACAATGGTATGCACAATCGGGTTCTGAATATTTATGCACAGAATGTTGTCACTCCCGGAGGATTGCAAAACCTGAAACAATGGTTTTACGACCACGGGAATGGTTCACCTGTAGGCGGACTGGCTTGTTTTGGCGCCGGAGTGTCCGGAAGTCATACCATGACTACCCTTCCTTATGGCACTCCCGAAGCCGGAAAATCGGTAGTAACCCGTTGGGATGCCGATGTAAACCATGCGATGACTTTTGTGGGTTACAACGATTCAATCCGCTACGATGTTAATAACGACGGACAGTTTACCAATAACCTTGATATTACCGGAGATGGCATTGTGGATATGCGCGACTGGGAAATTGGCGGACTGATCGTTGCCAATAGTTGGGGCGAATATTGGGGAAACAACGGCAGATCGTACATGCTGTACCGTTTACTTGCACTCGACCTTGGAAATGGCGGGATCTGGAGTAATACCGTTCACATGATTAGCACAAAAGCCGATTGCCAGCCATTGCTTACGGCAAAAGCTACCATCAAACATACTTCCCGCAACAAAATCCGCATTTCTGCAGGTGTTGCAAGCGATACTAACGCACTTCAGCCGGAACACACTCTTTCATTTCCCCTTTTCAGTTACCAGGGAGGAGATTTTTATATGCAGGGAGGCAGTTCGGAGGCTGACAAAACTCTTGAACTCGGTCTTGATATCACACCCTTACTTAGTTACATAAACAATGGCTCAGCAGCTCGTTTTTTCCTCCAGGTGGACGGGCAAGACCCCGAAAATTCAAGCGAAGGCGAAGTAATTGATTTTTCAATTGTTGATTATTCGAATGGTGAAACGGAAATTATCTGCCCCGAACACAATGTGGCGGTTAATGAAAATGGAACTATTTGGCTCGGTGTAAATTATACAATGAACATTGACGCCCCTGTTATTATTACTGACTCACTTCCATTAGCTTATGCTGGCGAACCCTATTCCTTCCAGCTAAGCTCAGAAGGTGGTTTAGCTCCCTACAAATGGAATCTCGAATTTAATTATAATGAAGACTTTTTACAGGGAGTTTTCCCGGCAATTACATCGCAGCAGCTTTTTCTTTCAAGCAACGACGACGGCTTTGCCATCCAAAAAATTGATTTTCCTTTCCCTTTTTATGGAAAAACTTATGATTCGCTGACAATTTCGTCTGATGGTTCAGTTTTATTTGGAAATAATTTTGAATACGTTCGCAACGACGAAAATCTACGAGCCATTCGTTCTATTACACCCTACGGAGCCGACCTGATGCTTTACCCCGAAACCGGTGACGGAATTTTTTACGAAGGAGATGCCAGCCATGCTACCTTCAGGTGGGAAATATCCATGTTCGATCACCCCGAAGTAAACATAGATGTTGCTGCAACACTTTATCCTACAGGGAAAATAGAATTATTTTATGGAAATGGCATCACAGAAGGCACTGGCTGGACAGCCGGAATTTCCGACGGAAGCGGTGCTAATTACACTTTAGCTTCAATTTCCAATACTTACCAGATTCCCGATGGCTACTCTACTTCTTTCCAATGCCCTGGTTACCCAATGGGAATGAGCGTTTCTGATGACGGGCTTCTTAGCGGCACACCTGCCGAAAACGGTAAAACCTGGAATATTAATTGTAAGATTACAGATTTTAATACTATTTCTGCCTGGAAAACCCTGATTTTTTCAACTGGTTCAGCGGTTTACGACGTTGTGGTGTCGCCCGACTCAATGGCTTTTCTCACCGATGAACAAATCTTTAATGGGATACCTTTTGTAATTAAAAATTTTAATGCCGGTGATGCTATGATAAATAATATTGAACACAGCAACAGCTTCTGGTATTTACAGGAACCGCTCATTGATTTTCCTTACACGCTTCATCCGGGAGATTCTTTAAAATATACGGTTATGATCGCCATCCCTATTGATATAAACTTAATTAATGACACTCTGGATATTGAAACAGAAGCCTCAACGCATCATCTTGTAATTTGGCTCGATACTGACTTGATTGGCGGCATACAAAAAACTACCTCCGAAAGCAGTCTCCTTTTCGAAAATCCTGTACCAAATCCTTTCCGTGATGAAACCACTTTACGTTTGTTTTTGAAAGAACCAGGGCAAGTTTCTCTCGAAATTTTTGCTGCCGACGGAACCAAAATCCAAACACTTTTCAACGGAAATCTAACTGCTGGCAATCATAGTTTTGAATGGAATGCTACCTCAAACAATCTGCAAGCTGGAATTTATTTCTGCCGTTTGCAGGCAGGAAAAACAATTTTAACACGTAAACTTGTTTTAATGAAATAG